The following are encoded together in the Patagioenas fasciata isolate bPatFas1 chromosome 7, bPatFas1.hap1, whole genome shotgun sequence genome:
- the LOC139828401 gene encoding olfactory receptor 14J1-like encodes MSNSSSITQFLLLAFTDTRELQLLHFWLFLGIYLAALLGNGLIITTIAWDQHLHSPMFFFLLNLSLLDLGCISTTLPKSMANSLWDTRAISYMGCAAQMFCFVFFISAELYLLTVMSYDRYVAICKPLHYGTLLGNRACVHMAAAAWATGFLTALLHTANTFSLPLCKGNGLGQFFCEIPQILKLSCSHSYLRELGLLEFSGSLTFMCFIFIVVSYVQIFRAVLRIPSEQGRHKAFSTCLPHLAVVSLFISTASFVYLKPPSISSPSLDLLVSVLYSVVPPAVNPLIYSMRNQELKDALNKLTDSFKN; translated from the coding sequence atgtctaacagcagctccatcacccagttcctcctcctggcgttcacagacacacgggagctgcagctcttgcacttctggctcttcctgggcatctacctggctgccctcctgggcaacggcctcatcatcaccaccatagcctgggaccagcacctccacagccccatgttcttcttcctcctcaacctctccctcctcgacctgggctgcatctccaccactctccccaagtccatggccaattccctctgggacaccagggcaatttcttatatgggatgtgctgcccaaatgttttgctttgtctttttcatttcagcagagttgtatcttctcaccgtcatgtcctacgaccgctacgttgccatctgcaaacccctacactacgggaccctcctgggcaacagagcttgtgtccacatggcagcagctgcctgggccactgggtttctcactgctctgctgcacacggccaatacattttcactgccactgtgcaagggcaatggcctgggccagttcttctgtgaaatcccccagatcctcaagctctcctgctcacactcctacctcagggaacttgggcttcttgagtttagtggatctttaacttttatgtgtttcattttcattgtggtgtcctatgtgcagatcttcagggccgtgctgaggatcccctctgagcagggacggcacaaagccttttccacctgcctccctcacctggccgtggtctctctgttcatcagcACTGCTTCATTTGTCTACCTGAagcctccctccatctcctccccatccctggatctgctggtgtctgttctgtactcggtggtgcctccagcagtgaaccccctcatctacagcatgaggaaccaggagctcaaggatgccctgaataaACTAACGGATTCCTTTAAAAACTAA